Proteins encoded within one genomic window of Pigmentiphaga sp. H8:
- a CDS encoding OmpA family protein, whose amino-acid sequence MADDIESNVEAASPVWAVFGDLMSVMLGAFVLLLVGVIGTQLELSTKLEEEVQRRQGEVQRRQALEQALAGPLATGRVTLVDGRIGISGNVLFALNSDALQPEGRQVLKSLVGPLGAYLKARDEIIMVSGFTDDRLIREGNRRFADNWELSAQRALTVTRALIDEGIPSSSVFAAAFGAEQPVASNANDEGRSRNRRVEIAPMPRSSQRRE is encoded by the coding sequence ATGGCCGACGACATCGAATCCAACGTCGAGGCGGCATCGCCCGTCTGGGCGGTCTTCGGCGACCTGATGTCGGTCATGCTGGGCGCCTTCGTGCTGCTCCTGGTGGGCGTGATCGGCACGCAGCTGGAACTCTCGACCAAGCTCGAAGAGGAAGTCCAGAGGCGGCAGGGCGAGGTGCAGCGGCGGCAGGCCCTGGAGCAGGCGCTGGCCGGGCCGCTGGCCACGGGACGGGTGACGCTGGTCGATGGCCGCATCGGCATCAGCGGCAACGTGCTGTTCGCGCTGAATTCCGATGCCTTGCAGCCGGAAGGCCGGCAGGTGCTCAAGAGCCTGGTGGGGCCGCTGGGCGCCTACCTGAAGGCTCGCGACGAGATCATCATGGTGAGCGGCTTCACCGACGACCGGCTGATACGCGAGGGCAACCGCCGCTTCGCCGACAACTGGGAGCTGTCGGCGCAGCGGGCGCTGACCGTGACGCGGGCCCTGATCGACGAGGGCATTCCATCGTCGTCGGTGTTCGCCGCCGCCTTCGGCGCCGAACAGCCCGTGGCGTCCAATGCCAACGACGAAGGCCGGTCGCGCAACCGGCGCGTGGAAATCGCGCCCATGCCCCGGTCTTCCCAGCGCCGTGAGTAG
- a CDS encoding DUF2894 domain-containing protein, whose product MSDAATLLDTWRGQGVDRVDPLRFHFIEALARRASGHEGEARRVLDEKLAGVLDDYARCVEQAAGAGEAVAAPVPADGLTTLVDLLSANGAALQDAAGDMAVLDYFRGLWAELRVGRELRQALENVPENAGPLNSLHLVHQSLMLMHDLAPGYLRHFLSYADTLSWMERMSGADLLLGAAPRTEAPKKTGKGKAD is encoded by the coding sequence GTGTCCGACGCGGCGACGCTGCTCGACACCTGGCGCGGGCAGGGGGTGGATCGCGTCGATCCGCTGCGTTTCCATTTCATCGAGGCGCTGGCGCGGCGGGCGTCCGGGCACGAGGGCGAGGCGCGCCGAGTCCTGGACGAGAAGCTGGCCGGCGTGCTGGACGACTATGCCCGCTGCGTGGAGCAGGCGGCGGGCGCGGGCGAAGCCGTGGCGGCGCCCGTGCCGGCAGACGGCCTGACCACGCTGGTCGATCTGCTGTCGGCGAACGGCGCCGCGCTCCAGGACGCCGCCGGCGACATGGCGGTGCTGGACTACTTCCGGGGCCTGTGGGCCGAGCTGCGCGTGGGCAGGGAACTGCGGCAGGCCCTGGAGAACGTTCCCGAGAACGCCGGGCCGCTGAACTCGCTGCATCTCGTGCACCAATCGCTGATGCTGATGCACGACCTGGCGCCGGGATACCTGCGGCATTTCCTGTCGTATGCCGATACCCTGTCCTGGATGGAGCGCATGAGCGGCGCCGATCTGCTGCTGGGCGCCGCCCCGCGCACCGAGGCGCCGAAGAAGACCGGCAAGGGCAAGGCCGACTGA